The sequence below is a genomic window from Corythoichthys intestinalis isolate RoL2023-P3 chromosome 17, ASM3026506v1, whole genome shotgun sequence.
ttttttttaaaccagaaCGCCTTGAATGCCTCATTTCCCATGTGGCTTCTCAGAGCAGCAGCTGTCCTTcaatcatattttagtcaagTAAATCGCCTCTTAAAAGATCGTGACTATTTTGCTACTTCATTCCCTTAAAACATCATTAACCCCTTGATGCCTACATTTActttaaataaatcaaaaagcaTTGGGGGAATACATACGTACATTAAAATtgtttacagtatataaaattgaaaagtacaataaactggaaaatcgtaaaacaatacaaaaagatcttttacaaaaagaaatagatgaaaatatagaaaatgtacataaaatgtttttttgttgttgttatttttaatatagtCTTTTTTGGTAAGTGCCTTATGCTATAATtccaactttttatttttgaaacacaaaaaaaaaaaaaaaaaaaaaaatatatatatatatatatatcagggattcccctatattcaacagattgtggcgcaccgccacactaaaatgaaagccgccacgcctggcaaatgagatgtatttaatttatttatttaaataaaaaaaatttttttaaggccgcttcaaactagcggcagccgagtgggaggagttcagcggacacttattcattgtgtattggagcctaatgttcgtaactatgcaggcccccccttaagagacgcaaggggaacgagtaggaagaatgggagaacgagcgagatagcgagagatagcggtcgcatgtcgtagcagcccgctgttattttgttattgtttttctttattattgttaccacaataaagtgggtaagcaaatacagacttctctccttcttgcccatatccggggcattacaataatttggatcggacttttcggcgaaagtgagcggtggacggccgtttggacggaaagcaaactttgactaacttgcgctgagagactgcggagaggcggggcccaaaataaagccttgctctattttcagagcgttggtcacagtaaacgatttatcagttcaagcagagtaaaatgatacatattcacggtacaagaacgtcgtttctggttccatcgattggtaagaaaaggctgtttgtacgagtgacgtgtgggcgctcccgtcaggggggacatttcacgtggagtggctatttttcggcacaacaccggcgcgccaacttcagacaattacggctgacgaaactttgataaatgcgcccccccacccaaatttcgcgagctctgggacactcgaaaaatgactctcatacctctccttgctaagttaatggtacctcgacgtgcctttgtgtggaaatttagtttacgaacaacggggaaaaaactattcaccttctcaccgaatcaagtaaaactctttacacggctattagaattcccccagtgctctaaatgggtcagttgacagaaggactgttattgttgtggtaatgtagtacttatgagggtcaaataaaaggaaaaaggaggactacgacggtggtctgcaacccgcggctctcgggccgcatgcggctctttagcgatgcttcggcgcttttttttttttttaatggaaaaagatgggggagggaaatatatttttttgttttaataggatttctaggaggacaaacatgacacaaacattctttcaattcattaatattgtaatgaagttaaacttgtggtggcatagtacaacagagtagtcacgtggtgcgtcattctctataggatccactgcagggaaaataaacataaataatatatataatataataataatataataaaataatcatgaaggctaattacgtatttctagccaacttagtcatttctatagtaggctaatatagctagtatcgataattataaggcttgtacaaggcttttaattttttgtggctccagacatactgtatcagtttttttttttgttttttttggggtcaaatatggctctttcatcagtttgggttgccaaccctgagtcactacgagatgtaagtcgtactattgccacgagaaaaaaagtcgcattagtacatcgggtaacgtagctgtaatcagctacgcattttacatacatgtactgtagctgagaggtacaacattagcctggctaatgaaatatttcaaatatatctttgttatggttcttcttgggggaaaaaatgaagaaaaaaaaattcgctgtggcacgacatggtgaggctgtccgactccgatgcagcccaacaccacagcttcaaaaaatcctaggggaaacactgtatatatatatatatatatatatgttagggctgtcaaaattatcgcgttaacgggcgttaattttttaaatcacgttaaaatatttgacgcaattaacgcatgcactgaatgacttgctcgcatattgcctcaaacggattacaatgaggccgtttatggacattaagagtgaagagaatgccaccggccgcttgggggcagcgcctttccatactcatgttattttttctaaacgtgggagaattagtagttgcgaGACGttaatgctgtattcacaatgcaatgcaaattgctatttgtgctccacacatatttcggtaagttttctttcttttagtggcagttatgtgtctcttgttgtattttgggtaagaggtgtacagatatatgttatacagtaaaggcaagtggacacaggccttctttggaccgcgccgtttattggcattaactttggcaactccttcacaacaaaaataatattcctatctctcccaaaaaaaaaaaataatgttcacaaaaagaaaagcacttcagtctatagtaatgaggccctattctgacacacagttaaacaacaatgcaaagtgaactggcattccatatcaaaatagctatgcaaaatacacgtaaaacttttcactctatttttattattgttatttttattcttattattatattaactctacttttgattgaaaattttacaaattttattaaaatgaaaacatgaagaggggttttaatataaaattactataacttgtaactataacatttatcgtttaagaactacaagtctttctatccgtggatcactttaacagaaggaATGttattaatgccatttgtggatttattgttacaataaacaaatacagtacttatgtacagtatgttgtatgtacgtatatatccgtcatgtgtcttatctttccattccaacaataatttacagaaaaatatggcatattttagagatggtttgaattgcgattaattgcgaataattacgattattttaaagctgtaattaacgcaattaaaatttttaatcgtttgacagccctaatatatatatatatatatatatatatatatatatatatatatatatgtatgtatatgtgttaGGGctgtatttgacgcaattaacacacatgccccgctcaaacagattaaaatgacagcacagtagaATGTCcacaatgtcgccctctgctggcgcttgggtgcgactgattttatgggcttaagcacccatgagcattgtgtaaattattgacatcaacgatggtgggctactagtttattttttgattgaaaattttacaaattttattgaaacgaaaacattaagaggggttttaatataaaatttctataacttgtactaacatttatcttttaagaactacaagtctttctatccatggatagctaacagaatgttaataatgttaatgccatctcgttgatttattgttataataaacaaatacagtacttttgtaccgtatgttgaatgtatatatccatcctgtcttatctttgcattccaacaataatttacagaaaaatatggcatattttatagatggtttgaattgcgattcattacgattaattaatttctaagctgtaattaactcgataaaaaaatttaatcgtttgacagccctaatatctatacatatatacacattggcagtgtatcaaatacttgttctccccactgtatacacacacacattcgtttattttatttcccaatcttacgattttctcatttttagctgtatttttcaattaaactgACTACTTAGTACATTTTATCAGTACTATTTTTTTAACTTACGTATTCCTCCAAtgctttatgtagatgtgttaactctttggacgtccaattcattcgtTCATGCgccgccatccctcccacttgtaatggattggatgtctactagtgactaAATCGGGACACcacacgattggacgtctagcatcgtcaatgacactgaaagacTTGTGTAAATTCAGACATCAAGGGATTCATGGTATTATTGCAATTCAAATGCCTCAAATCTATTGAGACAATAATACCGAGAccttaaagggacatcgacagacatgaaatacatttaaGCAATCTTGTGCGCACTAGCAACAGTCTGGTCAACATTAGCAttgtgtagcatttaagctagcggactgttGCTTTGCAgtttagccaattgcaacaatgtaACAATTGTTGCAAGTTAGCCTATTGCAAcaattgcatagcaaaagtctgctagcttaaatgctatataatgctaatgtttacaacaatggcgtaccgcaagcaacacgtcacgtccgctcattaatattcatgacattagctactgttgcgaaGGGGGGAcacgccaccgtttgtccctaataggaaaagaatggaaatcgtgtacgaaggagatgtttacagagctaaacctaccaattctttccgaaaatgatgtccctggtgccaaattcactggcaaagatgtggaagaacataaaaaatgttcagttaaagagatggcttgactgtcgaaggctgaaaaagacagaaaaaaaacgagccgaccttagcatagccttagctttttatctacgcgactgacaatgacattctcctgtttcaacaagctatcctttaccaccagccctgtctttcttatatattttatCCTTTGGTTGTCCtacatctctgaccgttcttgggggtaatttatatttttagttttgtgtagcgattgcaaatgctactcagtgacagccaacgaacacttaatttttttcattgttaacaaatcttaattctataacttatttacacttcccccttactaaagtttttttttgtttttgtttttaacaacagaaaatgtaacagtggcagtcagataccattttaattcttttcaggtcattcattgtcagaaagAAGCAACACGGCACGtcatgctaaaaaataagttaaaaatatcaaaatggcttacctctttgtcctctgaaagacaatgccaaaccaacaaaatgtttactgcatacagttgtggtcaaaagtttacatacacttgtgaagaacgtgAACTTGTGAAGAAAAGTAGCggaattaacattgtttctatgcaagggcgggtctataatgtcccatttcgactttacttccactttacgatgcgacgtcacggtctaaaaaaagcatgcgtgcggtacaccattggctaacttgcatagcaaaagtccgctaacttaaatgctttataatgctaatgtttactagattctttctagtgcgcaccagtaACAATTTGGTTTTCTGGTACGCaacagattgcttaaatttattttatttctgtcattgtccctttaggggctccgtagaTTAAAGTAAGCACCCAAAAAACTAAATACCGTGTTATCGAAACATTGTAAATGAGGCAGAGTTTCTCTATCAGTCTTGCTTCCAGGCACACCTATTTCCCTTATTTTGTGGCTCTACCTGGGCTGTAGATCTGCATAGAAAACTCCACGGATGACGCCTTCAATTACAACATTGGGAAATGCATCTGAAAGACAAAAAGgaatggagagaaaaaaaattgatgcACATTCTGTTAATGAAATTTAGCATTGTTGATTTTGGTAAAAGCAAAATTTGTGCATTAGCTCTTACTATGTTACAGTAGTGTACTTTCCCAGTCCAAATTAAATGGACATCTAGCGCAGTTAATGGCACCCAGAAATGAGCATTCGCAGAcagttgaaatgaattgaatgtctatcgttgtcaatggcaggcaatgatccGAATTAATATTGTAGCCTGAACTCACCATGTGGATCTGGCAGCAAGTAGGGGTCATTCAGAAACACCATGATGGGCTGGTGTGAAAGtttactaaaaataaataaataaataaataaaaacttgatgttttaaataaatatgacAAACAACACAACTAAACTGACCTACCTCGATTCAACTGAATCTGTATCCAACGACCTAAAGGCGAAAAATTTTGATTAAAGCACCAGCCTTGTACCAGACTGAAAGCCACAAAAACAAGCATTTTTTGCTTTGAAGTTATCTTGAACTCACCCGCAACTCTCAGTCTTCGGCAGGGATGGGAAATGACGGATATTGAGGAAGTCTAGGAATATCTTTGGAAGAACCTCGTTCTCCATAATTATAGTCTGGCGAGAGAAAACGACATGGCATTGTTATACTGCGTGGCATAGTGTTCTGCTTTAGATGACCACAATGTATCCCACCAGGCCATCGGAGGGCAGTATAATACAGACTTGATACGTCTGCAATCAAAATAATCCGCactaataaatattttgttaaatttgAGGATTTACTGGGCTAATCTCAGACCTCAAATATTATGTTTAGCCCCATATCACATGAACATAATGAGAATAATTAGTAGGGATTTCCCGAAAGCAAAATTCTAGGCCAAAACCGAAAACTGGAAACACTTGGCCCAAAAACTATTCATTTTTTCTGgtatgttgtagcgaa
It includes:
- the snx24 gene encoding sorting nexin-24; this encodes MPPISVCIPSFRSENNHIERGYTVFRIDVLINGRQHVVEKRYSEFHSLHKMLKKSIKPPEIPSKHVRNWVPKVLEQRRQGLELYLQTIIMENEVLPKIFLDFLNIRHFPSLPKTESCGSLDTDSVESSKLSHQPIMVFLNDPYLLPDPHDAFPNVVIEGVIRGVFYADLQPR